The Etheostoma spectabile isolate EspeVRDwgs_2016 chromosome 1, UIUC_Espe_1.0, whole genome shotgun sequence genome has a segment encoding these proteins:
- the LOC116693359 gene encoding uncharacterized protein LOC116693359, with protein sequence MFTGWGVVSGQNQYLIRDVVRPHPGVEVNRPSHMENGVTPGTCSVYQDQTYSNAGQPAVVNNVSSPGKPTPPLPVPPPALKLGQEGFKKVCRTEEDSPCPFPGLASGVLEMRVKEGSKIRNLMGFAMARMQGEKGVSGGDASGAGLRQVVFTGSGRAVTKTITCAEIMKRKVGSLHQLTKLQYKVVKEVWESSDGGTSEMTVHRTVPSISILLSKDPLDPQEPGYQPPETLSALWEEGVESASQTACKRPLGPLPYSSFPHRKRVCLGEGVSVHPPH encoded by the coding sequence ATGTTCACAGGGTGGGGAGTGGTCAGTGGCCAGAACCAGTACCTGATCAGGGACGTTGTCAGGCCCCATCCCGGAGTAGAGGTGAACAGACCGAGCCACATGGAGAATGGGGTAACGCCAGGGACCTGCTCTGTCTACCAGGATCAAACCTACAGCAATGCTGGCCAGCCAGCAGTGGTCAACAATGTTTCCAGCCCAGGGAAGCCAACACCACCACTACCGGTCCCTCCCCCTGCACTCAAACTAGGGCAGGAAGGGTTTAAGAAAGTCTGCCGAACTGAGGAGGACAGCCCCTGTCCCTTTCCAGGACTTGCTTCTGGGGTGCTGGAAATGCGCGTGAAGGAGGGGAGTAAGATCCGCAACTTAATGGGATTTGCCATGGCACGGATGCAAGGAGAAAAGGGTGTAAGTGGGGGAGATGCGAGTGGTGCTGGGCTCAGGCAGGTGGTCTTCACTGGGTCAGGCCGTGCGGTCACAAAGACCATCACTTGTGCTGAGATCATGAAACGAAAAGTGGGCTCTCTGCACCAGCTGACCAAACTGCAGTACAAGGTGGTGAAAGAGGTGTGGGAGAGTAGTGACGGGGGGACATCGGAGATGACGGTGCACAGGACTGTGCCCTCCATCAGCATCCTTCTTTCCAAAGACCCACTGGATCCCCAGGAACCGGGCTATCAGCCTCCAGAGACTCTCAGTGCATTGTGGGAGGAGGGTGTCGAATCTGCCTCACAGACAGCATGTAAGAGACCTCTTGGACCTTTGCCATACAGCAGTTTCCCTCACCGTAAGAGAGTGTGTTTGGGGGAAGGAGTCTCAGTACACCCTCCTCACTGA
- the dpep2 gene encoding dipeptidase 2 isoform X2, with amino-acid sequence MYHSMRYEATMPSGKTVTSASSGLWMKSLKHLVFFSSLCCLISGYSERDRVHDLMSRYPLIDGHNDLALQLRILYNNQLSQIDLHNVSKVATDINRLQAGHVQAQMFAVYVLCGAQEKDAVRLTLEQIDVIRRMCTEYQDFELVTSAQELRNSEMRHKIACLISIEGGHSIDSSLPALRMFYQLGVRSMALTHTCNTPWAESSSKIYNVYQRENNSLTHFGKAVVEEMNRLGMIVDLSHTSWDTAWAALKHSKAPVIFSHSSSFSICSHGRNVPDWLLHDLKKKQGLIMVNLHSKFISCNGEANISRVADHFDHIKNVIGAESIGIGGDFEGATSFPRGIEDVSKYPALIQELLQRNWTEIELADVLRRNFLRVFEEVERVRDQLSLNRPSEVQISVEEVQNPCRLVLRPPNPRRPSDTGPSSRAQNGPKGLLILAILLMLSGLVMIE; translated from the exons ATGTATCATAGCATGAGATATGAAGCA ACTATGCCTTCCGGGAAAACTGTAACAAGTGCTTCAAGCGGCTTGTGGATGAAGTCCCTGAAACATCTGgtgtttttctcctctctgtgttgtTTGATATCTGGATACTCTGAGAGAGATAGAGTACATGACTTGATGTCCAGATATCCTCTTATTGATGG TCATAATGACCTAGCTCTCCAGCTGAGGATACTTTACAACAATCAGCTGAGCCAAATTGACCTGCATAATGTTAGCAAAGTGGCCACCGACATCAACCGTCTCCAAGCAGGCCATGTACAGGCACAG ATGTTTGCAGTCTATGTACTGTGTGGGGCCCAGGAGAAGGATGCCGTGAGGCTGACTCTGGAACAAATAGATGTAATCAGACGCATGTGCACTGAGTACCAGGACTTTGAGCTGGTCACATCTGCTCAGG AGCTCAGGAATTCTGAAATGAGGCATAAGATAGCCTGTCTAATAAGTATTGAGGGGGGCCACTCTATTGACAGTAGCCTGCCAGCCCTGCGGATGTTTTATCAGCTTGGCGTCCGCTCCATGGCCCTCACACATACCTGCAATACACCCTG GGCGGAATCATCCTCAAAAATATATAACGTCTATCAAAGAGAGAACAACAGCCTGACACACTTTGGGAAG gCCGTGGTGGAGGAGATGAACAGACTGGGAATGATAGTGGACCTCTCCCACACTTCGTGGGACACAGCCTGGGCCGCACTGAAGCATTCCAAGGCTCCTGTTATTTTTAGCCATTCATCTTCCTTTTCAATCTGTAGCCATGGCCGCAACGTACCTGACTGGCTGCTGCATGATCTG aaaaagaaacaggGGTTGATCATGGTGAATCTCCACAGCAAATTCATATCCTGCAATGGTGAAGCAAACATCTCTCGTGTGGCTG ACCATTTTGATCACATAAAGAATGTGATTGGAGCTGAGTCGATTGGAATTGGAGGGGACTTTGAAGGTGCTAcgag CTTTCCTCGGGGGATAGAGGATGTGTCAAAGTATCCCGCCCTAATCCAGGAACTCCTGCAAAGGAACTGGACCGAGATTGAGTTGGCAGATGTCCTTCGAAGAAACTTCCTGCGCGTGTTCGAGGAGGTGGAGAGG GTCCGAGATCAGTTGAGTTTGAACCGGCCCAGTGAGGTGCAGATCTCCGTAGAGGAAGTGCAGAACCCGTGCAGGCTGGTCCTCAGACCACCTAACCCAAGAAGGCCCTCTGACACAGGTCCCTCCTCCAGAGCCCAAAATGGACCAAAAGGTCTGCTAATTCTGGCCATTCTTCTGATGCTTTCAGGCCTTGTTATGATtgaatga
- the slc12a4 gene encoding solute carrier family 12 member 4 isoform X3, giving the protein MGTLMGVYLPCLQNIFGVILFLRLTWIVGMAGIMQSLLIVLMCCSCTMLTAISMSAIATNGVVPAGGAYFMISRSLGPEFGGAVGLCFYLGTTFASAMYILGAIEIFLKYLVPQAAVFHATDTLGSDSAMLNNMRVYGSICLSLMAVVVFVGVKYVNKLASLFLACVIISIVSIYAGAFKSMTHPPEFTICMLGNRTLVRDRFDVCAKTVMKGNITVPSQLWERFCLPGNMSSAQCDDYFIQNNVTEIQGIPGLGSGIIRENMWSDYQQKGEILEKAGLQSVDAHGAMENFGMYVSADIATSFTLLVGIFFPSATGIMAGSNRSGDLRDAQKSIPVGTILAITTTSLVYFSSVVLFGSCIEGVVLRDKFGDAVQKNLVVGTLSWPSPWVIVIGSFFSTVGAGLQSLTGAPRLLQAIAKDNIIPFLRVFGHGKTNGEPTWALLLTGLIAELGILIASLDMVAPILSMFFLMCYLFVNLACAVQTLLRTPNWRPRFKYYHWALSFLGMSMCLALMFISSWYYAIVAMVIAGMIYKYIEYQGAEKEWGDGIRGLSLSAARYALLRLEVGPPHTKNWRPQLLVLLKLDEDLHVKYPRLLTFASQLKAGKGLTIVGSVVQGNFLDSYGEMQAAEQTIKNMMEIERVKGFCQIVVASKVREGIVHLIQSCGLGGMKHNTVMMGWPYGWRQSEDPRAWKTFINTVRCTTAAHLALMVPKNVSFYPSNHERFTDGNIDVWWIVHDGGMLMLLPFLLKLHKVWRKCRMRIFTVAQMDDNSIQMKKDLATFLYQLRIEAEVEVVEMHDSDISAYTYERTLMMEQRSQMLRQMRLSSAERQREAQLVKDRHSLVRMGSLYSDEEEEVVEAPPEKVQMTWTREKCEAERRNRNNAPENFRELMSLKPDQSNVRRMHTAVKLNEVIVNRSHDARLVLLNMPGPPRNTDGDENYMEFLEVLTEGLERVLLVRGGGREVITIYS; this is encoded by the exons ATCATGCAGTCCCTCCTTATTGTCCTCATGTGCTGCTCATGT ACAATGCTTACGGCCATATCAATGAGTGCCATTGCCACGAATGGTGTTGTTCCAG cCGGAGGGGCGTACTTCATGATCTCCCGCTCCCTTGGCCCTGAGTTTGGAGGAGCTGTGGGTCTCTGCTTCTACTTAGGCACCACCTTTGCTTCTGCCATGTACATACTGGGGGCCATCGAAATCTTCTTG AAATATTTGGTCCCCCAGGCAGCCGTATTTCATGCCACAGACACCCTTGGGAGTGACAGTGCCATGCTGAACAATATGCGAGTCTACGGCTCTATCTGCCTCAGCCTGATGGCTGTGGTGGTTTTTGTAGGAGTCAAATATGTCAACAAGCTGGCGTCTCTTTTCCTGGCCTGTGTCATTATCTCAATTGTCTCCATCTATGCTGgggcattcaaatccatgactcATCCCCCCGAATTTAC GATctgcatgctgggaaacagAACGTTGGTGAGAGATCGCTTTGATGTGTGTGCTAAGACTGTGATGAAGGGCAACATCACGGTGCCCAGTCAGCTGTGGGAAAGGTTTTGTCTGCCGGGGAACATGAGCAGCGCTCAGTGTGATGACTACTTCATCCAGAACAATGTGACAGAGATACAGGGCATCCCTGGACTTGGCAGTGGAATTATAAGAG AAAACATGTGGAGTGACTACCAACAGAAAGGGGAGATCTTAGAGAAAGCGGGGCTACAGTCAGTGGATGCCCATGGTGCCATGGAGAACTTTGGCATGTATGTGTCAGCAGACATTGCTACATCATTTACACTTCTGGTTGGGATCTTCTTCCCATCTGCCACAG GTATCATGGCAGGGTCCAACAGATCTGGTGATCTCCGTGATGCTCAAAAGTCCATCCCTGTGGGAACTATTTTAGCCATTACTACTACTTCACTTGTTT ATTTCAGTTCTGTGGTTCTGTTTGGATCTTGTATCGAAGGAGTAGTCCTTAGGGACAA GTTTGGAGACGCCGTTCAAAAAAACTTGGTAGTGGGAACACTCTCGTGGCCATCTCCGTGGGTTATTGTCATTGGCTCCTTCTTCTCTACTGTTGGGGCGGGCCTGCAGTCGCTCACTGGGGCTCCCCGACTTCTACAGGCTATAGCCAAGGACAACATCATTCCATTCCTCAGG gtgtttggtCATGGAAAGACCAATGGAGAGCCTACATGGGCTCTACTACTGACTGGTCTCATAGCTGAGCTTGGCATCCTTATTGCCTCGCTCGACATGGTGGCTCCTATACTTTCAAT GTTCTTCTTGATGTGCTATCTCTTTGTGAACTTAGCCTGTGCAGTTCAGACTCTTTTACGAACACCCAACTGGAGGCCAAGGTTTAAATATTACCACTG GGCTCTGTCCTTCCTTGGGATGAGTATGTGTCTGGCTCTAATGTTCATCTCCTCCTGGTACTACGCTATTGTGGCCATGGTCATTGCTGGGATGATCTACAAATACATTGAGTACCAAGG AGCAGAAAAGGAGTGGGGAGATGGTATAAGAGGACTGTCCCTTAGCGCTGCACGATACGCCCTGTTGAGACTAGAGGTTGGACCCCCGCACACCAAGAACTGGAG ACCTCAGCTGCTCGTGCTATTGAAGCTGGATGAGGACCTCCATGTAAAATACCCTCGTCTGCTCACCTTTGCCTCGCAGCTAAAGGCAGGAAAGGGTCTGACCATTGTGGGCTCTGTTGTCCAGGGCAACTTCCTGGACAGCTATGGGGAAATGCAGGCCGCTGAGCAG ACCATTAAAAATATGATGGAGATTGAGCGAGTCAAGGGTTTCTGCCAGATTGTGGTGGCATCTAAGGTGCGGGAGGGTATTGTCCATCTGATCCAGTCCTGTGGTCTGGGGGGCATGAAGCACAACACTGTGATGATGGGCTGGCCGTACGGCTGGAGACAGAGTGAGGACCCTCGTGCCTGGAAGACTTTTATCA ACACAGTCCGCTGCACCACAGCTGCCCACCTGGCCCTGATGGTGCCCAAAAATGTGTCCTTTTACCCAAGCAACCATGAACGCTTCACAGATGGCAACATTGACGTTTGGTGGATCGTGCATGATGGGGGGATGCTAATGCTGCTGCCTTTTCTGCTCAAACTGCATAAA GTTTGGAGGAAATGCAGGATGCGCATCTTCACTGTAGCCCAGATGGATGACAACAGCATCCAGATGAAGAAAGATCTGGCCACGTTTCTTTACCAGCTGAGAATAGAGGCtgaggtggaggtggtggagatG CATGACAGTGACATCTCAGCATACACCTATGAACGAACTTTAATGATGGAACAGAGGTCCCAAATGTTGAGGCAAATGAGGCTGTCCAgtgcagaaagacaaagagag GCCCAGCTGGTTAAGGACAGACACTCTTTGGTGCGTATGGGAAGTCTATActcagatgaggaggaggaggtggtggaggctCCTCCAGAGAAGGTCCAGATGACGTGGACAAGAGAGAAGTGtgaggcagagaggaggaacAGGAACAATGCACCCGAGAACTTCAGAGAACTCATGAGCCTCAAACC GGATCAGTCTAATGTGCGGCGAATGCATACGGCTGTGAAGCTGAACGAGGTAATAGTCAACAGGTCCCATGATGCTCGATTAGTGCTGCTCAACATGCCAGGGCCACCTCGTAACACAGACGGAGATGAGAACT ATATGGAGTTTCTGGAGGTGTTGACTGAAGGCTTGGAAAGAGTGCTGCTGGTCCGAGGTGGAGGTCGGGAGGTTATCACCATCTACTCATAA
- the dpep2 gene encoding dipeptidase 2 isoform X4, with amino-acid sequence MKQKTVTSASSGLWMKSLKHLVFFSSLCCLISGYSERDRVHDLMSRYPLIDGHNDLALQLRILYNNQLSQIDLHNVSKVATDINRLQAGHVQAQMFAVYVLCGAQEKDAVRLTLEQIDVIRRMCTEYQDFELVTSAQELRNSEMRHKIACLISIEGGHSIDSSLPALRMFYQLGVRSMALTHTCNTPWAESSSKIYNVYQRENNSLTHFGKAVVEEMNRLGMIVDLSHTSWDTAWAALKHSKAPVIFSHSSSFSICSHGRNVPDWLLHDLKKKQGLIMVNLHSKFISCNGEANISRVADHFDHIKNVIGAESIGIGGDFEGATSFPRGIEDVSKYPALIQELLQRNWTEIELADVLRRNFLRVFEEVERVRDQLSLNRPSEVQISVEEVQNPCRLVLRPPNPRRPSDTGPSSRAQNGPKGLLILAILLMLSGLVMIE; translated from the exons ATGAAGCA GAAAACTGTAACAAGTGCTTCAAGCGGCTTGTGGATGAAGTCCCTGAAACATCTGgtgtttttctcctctctgtgttgtTTGATATCTGGATACTCTGAGAGAGATAGAGTACATGACTTGATGTCCAGATATCCTCTTATTGATGG TCATAATGACCTAGCTCTCCAGCTGAGGATACTTTACAACAATCAGCTGAGCCAAATTGACCTGCATAATGTTAGCAAAGTGGCCACCGACATCAACCGTCTCCAAGCAGGCCATGTACAGGCACAG ATGTTTGCAGTCTATGTACTGTGTGGGGCCCAGGAGAAGGATGCCGTGAGGCTGACTCTGGAACAAATAGATGTAATCAGACGCATGTGCACTGAGTACCAGGACTTTGAGCTGGTCACATCTGCTCAGG AGCTCAGGAATTCTGAAATGAGGCATAAGATAGCCTGTCTAATAAGTATTGAGGGGGGCCACTCTATTGACAGTAGCCTGCCAGCCCTGCGGATGTTTTATCAGCTTGGCGTCCGCTCCATGGCCCTCACACATACCTGCAATACACCCTG GGCGGAATCATCCTCAAAAATATATAACGTCTATCAAAGAGAGAACAACAGCCTGACACACTTTGGGAAG gCCGTGGTGGAGGAGATGAACAGACTGGGAATGATAGTGGACCTCTCCCACACTTCGTGGGACACAGCCTGGGCCGCACTGAAGCATTCCAAGGCTCCTGTTATTTTTAGCCATTCATCTTCCTTTTCAATCTGTAGCCATGGCCGCAACGTACCTGACTGGCTGCTGCATGATCTG aaaaagaaacaggGGTTGATCATGGTGAATCTCCACAGCAAATTCATATCCTGCAATGGTGAAGCAAACATCTCTCGTGTGGCTG ACCATTTTGATCACATAAAGAATGTGATTGGAGCTGAGTCGATTGGAATTGGAGGGGACTTTGAAGGTGCTAcgag CTTTCCTCGGGGGATAGAGGATGTGTCAAAGTATCCCGCCCTAATCCAGGAACTCCTGCAAAGGAACTGGACCGAGATTGAGTTGGCAGATGTCCTTCGAAGAAACTTCCTGCGCGTGTTCGAGGAGGTGGAGAGG GTCCGAGATCAGTTGAGTTTGAACCGGCCCAGTGAGGTGCAGATCTCCGTAGAGGAAGTGCAGAACCCGTGCAGGCTGGTCCTCAGACCACCTAACCCAAGAAGGCCCTCTGACACAGGTCCCTCCTCCAGAGCCCAAAATGGACCAAAAGGTCTGCTAATTCTGGCCATTCTTCTGATGCTTTCAGGCCTTGTTATGATtgaatga
- the dpep2 gene encoding dipeptidase 2 isoform X3 produces the protein MPSGKTVTSASSGLWMKSLKHLVFFSSLCCLISGYSERDRVHDLMSRYPLIDGHNDLALQLRILYNNQLSQIDLHNVSKVATDINRLQAGHVQAQMFAVYVLCGAQEKDAVRLTLEQIDVIRRMCTEYQDFELVTSAQELRNSEMRHKIACLISIEGGHSIDSSLPALRMFYQLGVRSMALTHTCNTPWAESSSKIYNVYQRENNSLTHFGKAVVEEMNRLGMIVDLSHTSWDTAWAALKHSKAPVIFSHSSSFSICSHGRNVPDWLLHDLKKKQGLIMVNLHSKFISCNGEANISRVADHFDHIKNVIGAESIGIGGDFEGATSFPRGIEDVSKYPALIQELLQRNWTEIELADVLRRNFLRVFEEVERVRDQLSLNRPSEVQISVEEVQNPCRLVLRPPNPRRPSDTGPSSRAQNGPKGLLILAILLMLSGLVMIE, from the exons ATGCCTTCCGGGAAAACTGTAACAAGTGCTTCAAGCGGCTTGTGGATGAAGTCCCTGAAACATCTGgtgtttttctcctctctgtgttgtTTGATATCTGGATACTCTGAGAGAGATAGAGTACATGACTTGATGTCCAGATATCCTCTTATTGATGG TCATAATGACCTAGCTCTCCAGCTGAGGATACTTTACAACAATCAGCTGAGCCAAATTGACCTGCATAATGTTAGCAAAGTGGCCACCGACATCAACCGTCTCCAAGCAGGCCATGTACAGGCACAG ATGTTTGCAGTCTATGTACTGTGTGGGGCCCAGGAGAAGGATGCCGTGAGGCTGACTCTGGAACAAATAGATGTAATCAGACGCATGTGCACTGAGTACCAGGACTTTGAGCTGGTCACATCTGCTCAGG AGCTCAGGAATTCTGAAATGAGGCATAAGATAGCCTGTCTAATAAGTATTGAGGGGGGCCACTCTATTGACAGTAGCCTGCCAGCCCTGCGGATGTTTTATCAGCTTGGCGTCCGCTCCATGGCCCTCACACATACCTGCAATACACCCTG GGCGGAATCATCCTCAAAAATATATAACGTCTATCAAAGAGAGAACAACAGCCTGACACACTTTGGGAAG gCCGTGGTGGAGGAGATGAACAGACTGGGAATGATAGTGGACCTCTCCCACACTTCGTGGGACACAGCCTGGGCCGCACTGAAGCATTCCAAGGCTCCTGTTATTTTTAGCCATTCATCTTCCTTTTCAATCTGTAGCCATGGCCGCAACGTACCTGACTGGCTGCTGCATGATCTG aaaaagaaacaggGGTTGATCATGGTGAATCTCCACAGCAAATTCATATCCTGCAATGGTGAAGCAAACATCTCTCGTGTGGCTG ACCATTTTGATCACATAAAGAATGTGATTGGAGCTGAGTCGATTGGAATTGGAGGGGACTTTGAAGGTGCTAcgag CTTTCCTCGGGGGATAGAGGATGTGTCAAAGTATCCCGCCCTAATCCAGGAACTCCTGCAAAGGAACTGGACCGAGATTGAGTTGGCAGATGTCCTTCGAAGAAACTTCCTGCGCGTGTTCGAGGAGGTGGAGAGG GTCCGAGATCAGTTGAGTTTGAACCGGCCCAGTGAGGTGCAGATCTCCGTAGAGGAAGTGCAGAACCCGTGCAGGCTGGTCCTCAGACCACCTAACCCAAGAAGGCCCTCTGACACAGGTCCCTCCTCCAGAGCCCAAAATGGACCAAAAGGTCTGCTAATTCTGGCCATTCTTCTGATGCTTTCAGGCCTTGTTATGATtgaatga
- the dpep2 gene encoding dipeptidase 2 isoform X1, protein MYHSMRYEAQTMPSGKTVTSASSGLWMKSLKHLVFFSSLCCLISGYSERDRVHDLMSRYPLIDGHNDLALQLRILYNNQLSQIDLHNVSKVATDINRLQAGHVQAQMFAVYVLCGAQEKDAVRLTLEQIDVIRRMCTEYQDFELVTSAQELRNSEMRHKIACLISIEGGHSIDSSLPALRMFYQLGVRSMALTHTCNTPWAESSSKIYNVYQRENNSLTHFGKAVVEEMNRLGMIVDLSHTSWDTAWAALKHSKAPVIFSHSSSFSICSHGRNVPDWLLHDLKKKQGLIMVNLHSKFISCNGEANISRVADHFDHIKNVIGAESIGIGGDFEGATSFPRGIEDVSKYPALIQELLQRNWTEIELADVLRRNFLRVFEEVERVRDQLSLNRPSEVQISVEEVQNPCRLVLRPPNPRRPSDTGPSSRAQNGPKGLLILAILLMLSGLVMIE, encoded by the exons ATGTATCATAGCATGAGATATGAAGCA CAGACTATGCCTTCCGGGAAAACTGTAACAAGTGCTTCAAGCGGCTTGTGGATGAAGTCCCTGAAACATCTGgtgtttttctcctctctgtgttgtTTGATATCTGGATACTCTGAGAGAGATAGAGTACATGACTTGATGTCCAGATATCCTCTTATTGATGG TCATAATGACCTAGCTCTCCAGCTGAGGATACTTTACAACAATCAGCTGAGCCAAATTGACCTGCATAATGTTAGCAAAGTGGCCACCGACATCAACCGTCTCCAAGCAGGCCATGTACAGGCACAG ATGTTTGCAGTCTATGTACTGTGTGGGGCCCAGGAGAAGGATGCCGTGAGGCTGACTCTGGAACAAATAGATGTAATCAGACGCATGTGCACTGAGTACCAGGACTTTGAGCTGGTCACATCTGCTCAGG AGCTCAGGAATTCTGAAATGAGGCATAAGATAGCCTGTCTAATAAGTATTGAGGGGGGCCACTCTATTGACAGTAGCCTGCCAGCCCTGCGGATGTTTTATCAGCTTGGCGTCCGCTCCATGGCCCTCACACATACCTGCAATACACCCTG GGCGGAATCATCCTCAAAAATATATAACGTCTATCAAAGAGAGAACAACAGCCTGACACACTTTGGGAAG gCCGTGGTGGAGGAGATGAACAGACTGGGAATGATAGTGGACCTCTCCCACACTTCGTGGGACACAGCCTGGGCCGCACTGAAGCATTCCAAGGCTCCTGTTATTTTTAGCCATTCATCTTCCTTTTCAATCTGTAGCCATGGCCGCAACGTACCTGACTGGCTGCTGCATGATCTG aaaaagaaacaggGGTTGATCATGGTGAATCTCCACAGCAAATTCATATCCTGCAATGGTGAAGCAAACATCTCTCGTGTGGCTG ACCATTTTGATCACATAAAGAATGTGATTGGAGCTGAGTCGATTGGAATTGGAGGGGACTTTGAAGGTGCTAcgag CTTTCCTCGGGGGATAGAGGATGTGTCAAAGTATCCCGCCCTAATCCAGGAACTCCTGCAAAGGAACTGGACCGAGATTGAGTTGGCAGATGTCCTTCGAAGAAACTTCCTGCGCGTGTTCGAGGAGGTGGAGAGG GTCCGAGATCAGTTGAGTTTGAACCGGCCCAGTGAGGTGCAGATCTCCGTAGAGGAAGTGCAGAACCCGTGCAGGCTGGTCCTCAGACCACCTAACCCAAGAAGGCCCTCTGACACAGGTCCCTCCTCCAGAGCCCAAAATGGACCAAAAGGTCTGCTAATTCTGGCCATTCTTCTGATGCTTTCAGGCCTTGTTATGATtgaatga